A section of the Prochlorococcus sp. MIT 1341 genome encodes:
- a CDS encoding M3 family metallopeptidase has protein sequence MSKKDSPEKLQKVLVGHGIPNYQYITPETIEKELPILLKEFHKDLTKIENNFRKLLEINNKLTWEEIMNPIYQLSERIKWTWGVISHLNGVSNTKELRKVFSEQQPEVVRLLNRLGQSKVIYNALTKLNNKNNKFLDKVQRRILESELLSMKHRGVGLEGKTQSEFNSATERLAELSTNFSNNLLDATQQWSLVLTKKSDVDGLPKRILEALAKEAKDAGDLYEQKQSPTYETGPWRLKLDIPSYIPFITHAKKRSLREIVYKAYVQRASQGKKNNNPLIEEILTLRKQQAKLLGYKSWAELSLSNKMAKNVDAVEKLLDELRLAALPAAKKELDNLSSYAQKSSDTNISEIAPWDVSFWSEQLRQKKFNLNHEKLRPWFPLPKVLDGLFNLCNRLFDISIVPDNSNVPKWHSDVCFYKVLDLEGKDLAAFYLDPYSRPASKRGGAWMDECLSRGMSNQGKPTLPIAYLICNQTPPVGSSPSLMSFEEVETLFHEFGHGLQHMLTTINYPQAAGINNVEWDAVELPSQFMENWCLDRQTLLGMARHWQTDEPLPEEEFRKLRQSRNFNSGLSTLRQIHFALTDLRLHNIWGPELGVKPDQLRRVIAKNTTVIPPIKEDQFLCSFGHIFAGGYAAGYYSYKWAEVLSADAFAAFEESDLNNEEEIKLKGTLFKETILSLGGSMSPSDIFRKFRGRPPSTEALIRHSGLKKHG, from the coding sequence ATGTCTAAAAAAGATTCTCCTGAAAAGCTACAAAAAGTTCTAGTAGGCCATGGCATACCAAACTACCAATACATAACACCCGAAACTATTGAAAAAGAGCTACCTATACTACTTAAAGAATTTCATAAAGACCTAACGAAAATAGAAAATAATTTCCGCAAGCTCTTAGAAATTAATAACAAGTTAACTTGGGAAGAGATAATGAATCCAATCTATCAGCTTTCAGAAAGAATTAAATGGACATGGGGAGTTATCTCCCATCTTAATGGTGTCTCAAATACAAAAGAGCTAAGGAAAGTTTTTTCAGAACAACAGCCTGAGGTAGTTCGCCTCTTAAACCGTCTTGGTCAAAGCAAGGTAATATACAATGCCCTTACTAAACTAAATAATAAAAATAACAAATTTCTAGACAAGGTACAAAGAAGAATTCTTGAATCTGAGCTTTTATCAATGAAACATCGTGGAGTTGGACTAGAAGGCAAAACTCAGTCGGAATTCAACTCAGCTACAGAAAGGCTTGCTGAATTAAGTACCAACTTCAGCAACAATCTTCTCGATGCAACTCAACAATGGAGCCTAGTGCTTACAAAAAAGTCCGACGTTGATGGATTGCCAAAGCGTATCCTTGAGGCACTAGCTAAAGAGGCAAAAGATGCAGGTGATCTTTACGAGCAAAAACAATCTCCGACATATGAAACTGGTCCCTGGCGATTAAAACTTGACATCCCTAGCTATATACCATTCATTACTCATGCTAAAAAAAGGTCGCTAAGAGAAATTGTCTATAAGGCATATGTACAAAGAGCTAGCCAAGGAAAGAAGAACAACAACCCACTTATCGAAGAAATCCTTACCTTAAGAAAACAACAAGCCAAACTTTTAGGTTATAAAAGCTGGGCAGAACTAAGCCTTTCCAACAAAATGGCTAAGAATGTAGATGCTGTAGAAAAATTATTGGATGAATTGCGGTTGGCTGCTTTACCAGCTGCAAAGAAGGAACTTGATAATTTATCTAGCTATGCCCAAAAAAGTAGTGATACTAACATCTCCGAAATAGCACCTTGGGATGTGAGTTTTTGGTCAGAGCAACTGCGGCAAAAAAAATTCAACTTGAACCATGAAAAACTACGCCCATGGTTCCCTCTTCCAAAAGTCCTTGATGGATTATTTAATTTATGCAATCGACTGTTTGATATTTCAATAGTTCCAGACAATTCAAATGTTCCCAAGTGGCATTCTGATGTTTGTTTTTATAAGGTACTTGACCTTGAAGGTAAGGATTTAGCAGCTTTCTATTTAGATCCGTATAGCAGGCCAGCCAGCAAAAGAGGAGGCGCATGGATGGATGAGTGCTTATCTCGAGGCATGTCTAATCAAGGAAAGCCAACGCTTCCGATCGCCTACTTAATTTGCAATCAGACCCCACCAGTTGGGTCTTCTCCGAGCCTAATGAGTTTTGAAGAAGTCGAAACTTTATTTCACGAATTTGGTCATGGACTCCAACATATGCTCACTACGATCAACTATCCACAAGCGGCTGGCATAAATAATGTGGAGTGGGATGCAGTTGAACTTCCTAGCCAGTTCATGGAAAACTGGTGTCTTGATCGACAAACTCTTCTAGGGATGGCTCGACACTGGCAAACCGACGAGCCTCTTCCAGAAGAAGAGTTTAGGAAACTACGCCAAAGTCGCAATTTCAATTCAGGATTGTCAACATTGCGTCAAATTCATTTTGCACTTACTGACCTTAGACTCCACAATATTTGGGGGCCAGAATTAGGGGTCAAACCAGATCAATTACGTCGTGTAATAGCAAAGAATACAACTGTAATTCCACCAATTAAAGAAGATCAGTTCCTCTGTTCATTTGGACACATCTTTGCAGGAGGTTATGCAGCAGGCTATTACTCTTATAAATGGGCAGAGGTTCTAAGTGCAGATGCTTTTGCAGCCTTTGAAGAATCTGACTTAAATAATGAAGAAGAAATCAAATTAAAAGGAACCCTTTTTAAAGAAACAATCTTAAGCCTTGGAGGAAGCATGTCTCCTTCAGATATCTTTAGAAAGTTTCGAGGAAGGCCCCCTAGCACTGAAGCACTTATTAGACATTCTGGACTGAAAAAGCATGGATAA
- a CDS encoding NAD(P)H-quinone oxidoreductase subunit 4, with protein sequence MDANLPISAASQATIPWLSLIVLLPAAGALLMQILPGDEKNSSESPRNLAISILFADFLLILFVFTKYFNRQDGGLQLVERFSWIQPIGLEWSLGVDGISAPLVILSGVITLLSAAASWEIKSKSKLYFSLLLIQASAQALVFLSQDFLLFFLSWELELVPVYLLIAIWGGSRRLYAATKFILYTALASLLILISGLALAFSGSTFTLNLSELTELSPNGSFGLLCYLGFLIGFGVKLPIFPLHTWLPDAHGEANAPVSMLLAGVLLKMGGYALIRFNVQMLPQIHIQLAPALIVIGIVNIIYGALNAFAQDNVKRRIACSSVSHMGFVLLGIGAINALGISGAMLQMISHGLIAAAMFFITGTFYQRTKTLSIPNMGGVAKALPITFAFFLTSSLASLALPGMSGFISEITVFLGITSQELFTSTFRSLAIFIAAIGLVLTPIYLLSMCRRVFFGPRIPALALIDDMNIRELLIGLSLVIPTLMIGFWPRIAIDLYKASTNVLSDKLLSSSLIALSQSLHIA encoded by the coding sequence ATGGACGCCAATCTGCCCATATCGGCTGCGTCCCAAGCAACCATTCCATGGCTTTCGCTCATCGTGCTGCTACCAGCAGCTGGGGCGCTTTTAATGCAAATTTTGCCGGGGGATGAAAAAAACTCTTCCGAATCACCAAGAAACCTTGCAATCTCGATACTTTTTGCAGATTTCTTATTGATACTTTTCGTCTTTACAAAATATTTTAATAGGCAAGATGGAGGTCTTCAATTAGTTGAACGTTTTAGTTGGATTCAGCCAATTGGTCTTGAATGGTCTCTTGGAGTTGATGGGATTTCAGCTCCTCTAGTAATACTTAGTGGAGTGATTACACTTCTCTCTGCTGCTGCGAGCTGGGAGATAAAAAGCAAATCTAAGCTCTATTTCTCGTTGTTGCTAATTCAGGCGTCTGCACAAGCTCTAGTATTCCTATCACAGGATTTTCTGCTGTTTTTTCTTTCATGGGAATTAGAGCTCGTCCCTGTTTACCTATTAATTGCTATCTGGGGAGGTTCTAGACGTCTATATGCAGCAACTAAGTTTATTCTTTATACAGCATTAGCCTCATTGCTAATACTTATTAGCGGCCTTGCACTAGCCTTTTCAGGCTCAACATTTACTCTTAACTTGAGTGAATTAACTGAACTTTCTCCAAATGGAAGTTTTGGCTTACTTTGCTACTTAGGATTCTTGATTGGCTTTGGAGTAAAACTTCCGATCTTCCCATTACACACCTGGTTACCAGACGCACATGGAGAAGCTAATGCTCCGGTCTCAATGCTCTTAGCAGGAGTCCTGCTGAAAATGGGTGGATATGCTCTTATAAGATTTAATGTTCAAATGCTTCCTCAAATACATATCCAATTAGCTCCTGCTCTAATTGTTATTGGGATAGTAAATATTATCTATGGCGCCCTAAATGCGTTTGCACAAGACAATGTAAAACGCCGTATTGCATGCAGCTCAGTAAGTCATATGGGTTTTGTACTCCTAGGAATTGGGGCAATTAATGCACTTGGAATAAGTGGAGCAATGCTTCAAATGATAAGCCATGGATTGATTGCTGCCGCTATGTTTTTTATAACAGGAACGTTCTACCAAAGGACAAAAACACTTTCAATACCAAATATGGGTGGAGTAGCGAAAGCCCTTCCGATCACATTTGCCTTTTTCTTAACTAGCTCACTAGCGTCGCTTGCCTTGCCAGGCATGAGCGGGTTCATAAGTGAAATCACTGTATTTCTAGGGATAACAAGTCAAGAGCTTTTTACTTCAACTTTTAGGTCTCTCGCAATATTCATTGCAGCTATAGGTCTTGTCTTAACACCAATTTATCTATTATCAATGTGTCGCAGAGTATTCTTTGGTCCAAGAATACCAGCATTAGCATTGATTGATGATATGAACATTAGAGAGTTATTAATTGGACTTAGCCTTGTAATTCCTACTCTTATGATTGGCTTCTGGCCCCGCATTGCAATTGACCTGTATAAAGCTTCTACAAATGTCTTGTCAGACAAATTACTTAGTAGCAGCCTCATAGCTCTTTCTCAAAGCCTACATATTGCCTAA
- the thrB gene encoding homoserine kinase, translating to MAQPRIGQKVLVDVPSTTANLGPGFDCLGAALDLNNRFEMQRVEGDGERFELIIEGSEGSHLRGGPENLVYKSAQRVWKTARQEPFGLQARVRLAVPPARGLGSSATAIVAGLVGANALIGNPLKKEKLLELAIDIEGHPDNVVPSLLGGLCITAKAFSDRWRVVRCEWSNSVKAVVAIPSIRLSTSEARRAMPKTIPIEDSVVNLGALTLLLQGLRTGNGDLIADGMHDRLHEPYRWRLIKGGLAVREAAIESGAWGCVISGAGPSLLALCPESAGRTVSQAMVKAWEAAGVASRAPVLSLQTTGSHWQPYTTG from the coding sequence ATGGCGCAACCGCGCATTGGTCAAAAAGTTTTAGTGGACGTTCCGTCTACTACAGCCAACCTTGGGCCAGGTTTTGACTGCCTAGGCGCAGCTCTCGATCTCAACAATCGCTTTGAGATGCAAAGGGTCGAAGGGGATGGCGAAAGGTTTGAACTAATTATTGAAGGTAGCGAAGGAAGTCATCTCCGAGGAGGCCCTGAGAACCTTGTTTATAAATCCGCGCAAAGAGTCTGGAAAACAGCGAGGCAAGAGCCTTTTGGGTTACAAGCTCGTGTAAGGCTCGCTGTCCCGCCAGCAAGAGGATTAGGAAGCAGTGCAACAGCAATAGTTGCTGGTCTTGTTGGTGCTAATGCACTAATAGGGAACCCATTGAAGAAAGAAAAACTATTAGAACTGGCAATAGATATCGAGGGACATCCTGACAATGTCGTTCCATCCCTACTGGGCGGACTATGCATCACCGCAAAGGCGTTTTCTGATAGGTGGAGAGTTGTTCGATGCGAATGGTCGAATTCAGTAAAAGCCGTGGTTGCGATTCCTTCAATTCGTTTAAGCACTAGCGAAGCAAGACGAGCAATGCCAAAAACAATTCCAATTGAGGACTCAGTAGTAAATCTTGGTGCGTTAACTCTTCTTCTACAGGGACTGAGGACCGGCAATGGGGACTTAATTGCAGATGGAATGCATGACAGGCTTCATGAACCATACAGATGGAGGCTAATCAAAGGAGGATTAGCTGTTAGGGAAGCCGCAATAGAATCAGGGGCTTGGGGCTGTGTAATAAGTGGCGCAGGACCAAGTCTTCTTGCTCTATGCCCAGAAAGTGCCGGACGAACAGTAAGTCAGGCTATGGTTAAGGCATGGGAAGCTGCTGGTGTAGCCAGCAGGGCTCCTGTTCTTAGCCTCCAGACAACAGGAAGCCACTGGCAGCCATACACAACTGGGTAA
- a CDS encoding glucokinase, whose amino-acid sequence MNKKLNLLAGDIGGTKILLAIYEWDIVPIQKYRKKYFSSDWSSLEEVISHFVQNIPPEITKPSHGCLAVAGRLEGESVKITNLPWKLDLEEICKTSEVDDIEIINDFEVLVYGLDFLNQDQIIEIQSNKKQRLSKGVFTIVGAGTGLGIARGLRTNEGVIALPSEGGHVEFAPRNQEEWELSKWIKEDLNIDRLSVERIVSGTGLGNIAKWILTKKANVSHPLHEVATIWNSEKSHINSQSDLPSLASHAAKKGDPLMKKALRIWLSAYGSAVGDIALHELCYSGLWLSGGTTPKQIDGLRSKTFLEALRNKGRFTEFLKGIPVTALIDQELGLFSAACKAHKMAYQSGRMG is encoded by the coding sequence ATGAATAAAAAGTTAAACCTTCTGGCTGGTGACATTGGAGGGACAAAAATACTTCTTGCCATATATGAATGGGACATTGTCCCTATTCAAAAATATAGGAAGAAGTATTTTTCTTCTGACTGGTCTTCACTGGAGGAAGTTATTTCTCACTTTGTGCAGAATATACCTCCTGAGATTACGAAGCCCAGTCATGGTTGCCTTGCAGTGGCAGGGCGATTAGAAGGGGAATCAGTAAAAATAACAAACCTTCCATGGAAATTAGACTTAGAAGAAATATGCAAGACTTCTGAAGTTGATGATATTGAGATAATAAATGATTTTGAAGTTCTAGTTTATGGCCTAGATTTCCTAAACCAAGATCAAATAATTGAAATTCAGTCTAATAAAAAGCAAAGGCTTTCCAAAGGTGTTTTTACAATTGTTGGGGCAGGCACAGGACTAGGAATAGCGAGAGGTTTAAGAACAAATGAGGGAGTAATAGCTCTTCCTAGTGAAGGTGGGCATGTCGAGTTTGCCCCTCGTAATCAAGAGGAATGGGAATTATCTAAATGGATAAAAGAAGACCTTAACATAGATCGTCTGTCCGTTGAGCGAATAGTTAGTGGAACTGGTTTAGGAAATATTGCCAAGTGGATTCTCACTAAAAAAGCCAATGTTTCACACCCACTTCATGAGGTTGCAACAATCTGGAATTCCGAGAAATCTCATATTAATAGCCAATCAGATCTACCTTCTCTTGCCTCACATGCTGCCAAAAAAGGTGATCCCTTGATGAAAAAGGCCCTAAGGATATGGCTAAGTGCCTATGGATCAGCTGTAGGCGATATTGCCTTACACGAACTTTGCTACTCGGGCCTTTGGCTGAGTGGTGGCACTACTCCCAAGCAAATAGATGGGCTTAGATCTAAAACTTTTCTAGAAGCGCTTCGCAATAAAGGACGTTTCACTGAGTTTTTGAAGGGTATCCCTGTCACAGCCTTGATCGATCAAGAATTAGGACTCTTTAGTGCCGCATGTAAAGCCCACAAAATGGCTTATCAAAGTGGGAGGATGGGCTGA
- the thrS gene encoding threonine--tRNA ligase, giving the protein MPLITLPDGSQKKFNDPVTTMEVAESIGAGLAKAAVAGKVNGNLIDTCIPIKDDAVVNIITSRDQEGIETIRHSCAHLVGHAVKQLYPTAKMAIGPVIKDGFYYDIAYKKAFTPDDLISIQERMEELIKLNYEIIVKVVTKEQALRTFKERDENYKIDIVNEIPRDEEIKLYYHQEYVDMCRGPHVPNTRHLKHFKLMKVSGAYWRGDSKNEMLQRIYGTAWSSTKELRKHLEMIEEAEKRDHRKIAKQMSLFHTQEESPGMIFWHPKGWSIYQTLETYIRNELQANGYEEIKTPQAVDRTLWEKSGHWDKFKDEMFTTTSENREYAIKPMNCPCHIQVFNRNLKSYRDLPLRLSEFGSCHRNEPSGALHGLMRVRNFVQDDAHIFCTELQIQEEVSNFIDLVFKVYKAFGFDSILIKLSTRPDKRVGSEQIWDKSEKALSDALEAKGLNWELLPGEGAFYGPKIEFSLRDCLGRVWQCGTIQVDFSMPERLGATYIAEDNSRKNPVMLHRAILGSFERFIGILIEHYAGRFPVWLAPIQIMIMSITDRNSKYCQKLLSKLKNSGYRVNIDLRNEKIGFKIREHTLQKIPFLLIIGDEEENKNLIAVRTLGGEDLGGMKLENFRKLMDKEISRLGNIKTN; this is encoded by the coding sequence ATGCCACTAATTACCCTGCCTGATGGAAGTCAGAAGAAGTTCAATGATCCAGTTACTACTATGGAAGTTGCTGAAAGCATTGGGGCAGGACTTGCTAAAGCTGCAGTTGCGGGAAAAGTTAATGGTAATTTAATCGATACCTGCATCCCAATTAAAGATGATGCTGTAGTCAATATAATTACATCTAGGGATCAGGAAGGAATAGAAACAATAAGACACTCTTGTGCTCATCTTGTTGGCCACGCAGTCAAACAATTATATCCAACAGCAAAAATGGCAATAGGCCCAGTAATAAAAGATGGATTTTATTATGATATCGCCTACAAAAAGGCATTTACTCCTGATGATTTAATCTCCATCCAAGAAAGGATGGAAGAGCTAATAAAACTAAATTATGAAATTATCGTAAAAGTAGTGACAAAAGAACAAGCGCTAAGAACCTTTAAAGAAAGGGACGAAAATTATAAAATAGATATAGTAAATGAAATCCCTAGAGATGAGGAAATAAAGCTCTATTATCATCAAGAGTATGTTGATATGTGCAGAGGACCACATGTCCCCAATACAAGACATCTTAAACACTTCAAATTAATGAAGGTCTCTGGAGCTTACTGGAGAGGGGATTCTAAAAATGAAATGCTACAGCGAATCTATGGAACAGCATGGTCATCAACTAAGGAACTAAGAAAACACTTGGAAATGATAGAAGAGGCCGAAAAGAGAGACCATCGAAAAATAGCCAAGCAGATGTCCCTATTTCATACTCAAGAGGAGTCTCCAGGAATGATATTTTGGCACCCTAAAGGCTGGAGTATATATCAAACTCTAGAAACATATATAAGAAATGAATTGCAAGCTAATGGCTACGAAGAGATAAAAACACCTCAAGCAGTTGATAGGACTCTATGGGAGAAATCTGGTCATTGGGACAAATTCAAAGATGAAATGTTTACAACAACATCAGAGAATAGAGAGTATGCAATAAAGCCAATGAACTGTCCTTGCCACATACAAGTCTTCAATAGAAATCTTAAGAGCTATAGAGATCTCCCACTAAGGTTGTCCGAGTTTGGTTCATGCCACAGAAACGAACCATCTGGAGCATTGCATGGGTTAATGAGAGTCAGAAATTTTGTACAAGACGATGCACATATCTTTTGCACAGAATTACAAATTCAAGAAGAAGTATCTAATTTTATTGATCTAGTATTTAAAGTCTACAAGGCCTTTGGCTTTGATTCAATACTCATAAAATTATCTACAAGACCTGATAAACGAGTTGGCAGTGAGCAGATTTGGGATAAATCTGAAAAAGCCCTCTCAGATGCTCTTGAAGCAAAAGGTCTTAACTGGGAGCTCCTCCCAGGCGAAGGAGCTTTTTATGGGCCTAAAATTGAATTTTCTCTAAGAGATTGCCTTGGAAGAGTATGGCAATGTGGGACTATCCAAGTAGATTTTTCCATGCCAGAAAGGCTAGGTGCAACTTATATTGCAGAAGACAATAGTAGGAAGAACCCTGTAATGTTACATAGAGCAATCCTGGGCTCATTTGAAAGATTTATAGGAATTTTAATTGAACATTATGCAGGCAGGTTCCCCGTCTGGCTAGCACCTATACAAATAATGATAATGTCAATTACAGATAGGAATTCTAAGTATTGCCAAAAACTGCTTAGCAAGCTGAAGAATTCTGGCTACAGAGTAAACATTGATTTACGCAATGAGAAAATAGGTTTTAAAATTAGAGAGCATACATTACAAAAAATACCATTCCTATTGATCATTGGAGACGAGGAAGAAAACAAAAATCTAATAGCAGTAAGGACTTTAGGAGGCGAAGATTTAGGTGGAATGAAACTAGAAAACTTCAGAAAGTTAATGGACAAAGAAATTTCAAGACTGGGAAATATCAAAACAAATTAA
- the trpS gene encoding tryptophan--tRNA ligase, translating into MERPRVLSGVQPTGSLHLGNWLGAIRNWTALQENHETFFCVVDLHAITTPHDPKRLAENTLSTAALYVACGIDPSKCTIFVQSHISAHSELCWLLNCVTPLNWLERMIQFKEKSIKQGENVSVGLLDYPVLMASDILLYDADFVPVGEDQKQHLELARDIAQQRINARFGSNKENNILKVPKPLILKMGSRIMSLSDGQRKMSKSDENESSRINLLDPPELVRKKIKRAKTDPHMGLEFGNPERPEAENLLGIYAILTNKTQDLAQKECSEMGWGKFKPLLTDATISALEPIQEKYKKLRENPEDLYLILNKGKNKAEETAQNTLYRVRKALGFLSP; encoded by the coding sequence ATGGAGCGCCCTCGCGTTCTATCCGGTGTACAACCCACTGGATCACTTCATCTTGGCAATTGGCTAGGCGCCATAAGAAATTGGACTGCACTGCAAGAAAACCATGAAACATTCTTCTGCGTAGTTGATCTTCATGCAATAACGACCCCACATGATCCCAAAAGACTTGCTGAAAACACCCTCTCAACAGCAGCTCTCTATGTAGCGTGCGGTATTGACCCTTCTAAATGCACGATCTTTGTCCAAAGCCATATCAGCGCTCATAGTGAGCTCTGCTGGCTACTGAATTGTGTTACTCCTTTGAACTGGTTAGAAAGAATGATCCAGTTCAAAGAAAAGTCTATTAAGCAAGGAGAAAATGTATCTGTAGGGCTTCTTGATTACCCAGTTCTAATGGCTTCTGACATTCTCCTTTATGACGCAGATTTTGTACCTGTTGGAGAAGATCAAAAACAACATCTTGAGCTAGCAAGAGACATCGCCCAACAACGCATCAATGCAAGATTTGGAAGCAATAAGGAAAACAACATCCTTAAGGTTCCTAAACCCTTGATCCTAAAAATGGGATCACGAATCATGAGTCTTAGTGATGGTCAAAGAAAAATGAGTAAAAGCGATGAAAATGAAAGCAGTAGAATTAATCTTCTAGATCCACCTGAGTTAGTCCGCAAAAAAATTAAACGTGCCAAAACAGATCCCCACATGGGTCTCGAATTTGGTAATCCGGAGCGCCCCGAAGCAGAGAATTTACTAGGTATCTATGCAATTCTTACAAATAAAACTCAAGATCTGGCACAAAAAGAATGTTCGGAAATGGGTTGGGGGAAATTCAAACCCCTTCTTACTGACGCGACTATCTCTGCACTAGAGCCAATCCAAGAAAAGTATAAAAAACTAAGAGAGAACCCAGAAGATTTATACCTTATCCTGAATAAAGGTAAAAACAAAGCTGAAGAAACCGCTCAAAATACACTTTATCGAGTTCGCAAAGCTCTAGGGTTCTTATCACCCTAA